Proteins from a genomic interval of Deltaproteobacteria bacterium:
- a CDS encoding transposase, which translates to MRHLGRIGIFVRAIRAFLINLKRHHRGLFESLDGSFSERYLTRKGQGVFSMPKPSESEKTLEKVAFDLFDLVRRFAGDEKVAAMSSYRIMSRVLSDQCTVESTESGGTMTIKPPGEVASDSLQNPSDPDAGYCGHKGQGYQAQVMETYIPAAGADGEKEPGLSLITHVSVEPAHVSDAHALIPAIEDAKERGLGPTEVLADSLYGSEKNVTAAAAMGTEVVAPVPGGEKKSKSAYLSEFTFTEEGGIANCTIGHAPIEDVARGNHRDVVFSVEHCLGCPRRKECPVKSVRKGYGFSYDRKQVKMARRRARERTSQFRDRYRFRAGIEATFSALDRLTGVKHLRVRGMPAVRFAVVLKVLGLNLLRAAAVRRPGNGGRTAPNGGFSRVLDGIVSVHGEFMLWVRSVINYLSFGPVPAQFQTAKAA; encoded by the coding sequence ATGCGACACCTGGGGCGGATCGGGATCTTCGTGCGGGCGATCCGGGCGTTTCTCATCAACCTCAAGCGCCATCACCGGGGTTTGTTCGAGTCGCTTGACGGGTCTTTCTCCGAACGGTATCTCACTCGCAAGGGACAGGGCGTCTTCTCGATGCCCAAGCCCTCCGAGTCGGAGAAGACCTTGGAAAAGGTTGCCTTCGACCTGTTCGATCTGGTCCGCCGATTCGCGGGGGACGAAAAAGTGGCGGCGATGAGCAGCTACCGGATTATGAGCCGGGTCCTCTCCGACCAGTGCACGGTGGAGTCGACGGAGAGCGGGGGAACGATGACCATCAAGCCGCCCGGCGAGGTTGCTTCCGACTCGCTCCAGAACCCGTCCGACCCGGATGCCGGCTACTGCGGGCACAAGGGGCAAGGGTATCAGGCGCAGGTGATGGAGACGTACATCCCCGCTGCCGGTGCAGACGGTGAGAAGGAACCGGGGCTTTCCCTGATCACGCACGTTTCCGTCGAACCGGCGCACGTAAGTGACGCCCACGCGCTGATCCCCGCAATTGAAGACGCCAAGGAACGCGGCCTTGGTCCGACGGAGGTTCTGGCGGACTCCCTCTACGGCAGCGAGAAGAACGTGACCGCGGCCGCTGCGATGGGAACGGAAGTTGTGGCCCCGGTGCCGGGCGGAGAGAAGAAGAGCAAGTCGGCGTATCTGTCGGAGTTCACGTTTACGGAAGAAGGCGGGATCGCTAACTGCACGATAGGACACGCCCCGATTGAAGACGTTGCCCGCGGGAATCATCGGGACGTGGTCTTCTCCGTTGAACATTGTCTGGGATGTCCGCGACGGAAAGAATGTCCGGTCAAGTCGGTGCGCAAGGGATACGGGTTCTCCTATGATCGGAAGCAGGTGAAGATGGCAAGGCGTCGCGCCCGGGAGAGGACATCCCAATTCCGGGATCGGTATCGTTTCCGTGCTGGCATAGAGGCGACCTTTTCTGCCCTGGATCGCCTGACCGGGGTCAAGCACCTTCGTGTTCGAGGCATGCCCGCCGTGCGGTTTGCCGTGGTGCTCAAGGTGCTGGGGCTCAACCTCCTGCGGGCGGCGGCTGTCCGGAGGCCGGGAAACGGGGGACGAACCGCTCCCAACGGGGGATTTTCCCGCGTTCTCGATGGAATCGTGTCTGTTCACGGTGAATTCATGCTCTGGGTTCGCTCAGTTATCAACTATCTTTCGTTTGGCCCGGTCCCCGCGCAGTTCCAGACGGCCAAGGCCGCGTGA